From Labeo rohita strain BAU-BD-2019 chromosome 18, IGBB_LRoh.1.0, whole genome shotgun sequence, the proteins below share one genomic window:
- the odf3b gene encoding outer dense fiber protein 3-B yields the protein MSPVEVWVGPWKPHRPRGPIAAMYNSPGPTYALPGATGMNNHDPRMQKGPAFSFGTRHRDFLANSSPGPGYLVPSNITRVGRDGTPAFSVYGRPKDIQPFKTPGPGSYSPENSTKTIFYSAPAFSLSARTKLFRNDQTPGPAAYMLPPVLGSRIVNKASAPNVSFSGRSAIGSFHEDLRKTPGPGTYQVVDSGVYKHKAPEYSMTGRNFTPGDMTKKPGPGAHHPERVTFTANKAPSYSFGIRHSEYTAPIIVDGAD from the exons ATGTCACCTGTGGAAGTATGGGTTGGTCCTTGGAAGCCCCACAGGCCAAGGGGCCCCATCGCTGCAATGTATAACAGTCCAGGGCCAACATATGCTCTGCCAGGGGCAACTG GAATGAACAACCATGACCCGCGGATGCAGAAAGGCCCAGCGTTTAGCTTCGGCACACGTCATCGTGACTTCCTGGCCAACTCCTCCCCAGGTCCCGGATATCTCGTTCCCTCCAACATCACCAGGGTGGGTCGGGATGGAACCCCTGCGTTCTCGGTCTATGGCCGACCCAAGGATATTCAGCCCTTCAAGACCCCTGGCCCAG GCAGTTACTCCCCTGAAAACTCTACAAAGACCATCTTTTACTCAGCCCCTGCATTCTCTCTATCTGCGAGGACTAAACTGTTTCGTAATGATCAAACACCAG GTCCAGCTGCATACATGCTTCCCCCAGTATTAGGATCAAGAATTGTGAATAAAGCATCCGCTCCAAACGTCTCCTTTAGCGGTCGTAGCGCAATTGGCAGCTTCCATGAAGATCTACGGAAG ACTCCAGGCCCGGGGACCTACCAAGTGGTGGATTCAGGTGTGTACAAACACAAGGCCCCAGAGTACAGCATGACCGGACGCAACTTCACACCTGGAGACATGACAAAGAAACCAGGACCTGGAGCCCACCATCCAGAAAGG GTTACTTTCACAGCAAACAAAGCTCCCAGCTATTCTTTTGGGATTCGTCACTCCGAGTACACCGCTCCCATAATTGTGGATGGGGCTGATTAA
- the trim35-30 gene encoding tripartite motif containing 35-30 isoform X1, whose amino-acid sequence MASRSSITEEDFYCPICCDIFMDPILLPCSHSICNGCVKTFWNRRGIQECPICRSVSSNPNPPINIVLRNMCDLMREQTTQEPPVETVEFCSLHGEPLTFFCAEDQELVCGTCRNAKPHKNHRIRLTADASKDLRQELQLKLKAFLEKLRVYERIKQSWDETAEYIKKQSQQTETKIKEAFEKLHQFLENEEAARMTALRKEEEQKSEIIKKKIEEIRSGMLSLSRIIESIEEQLRRNDFTFLVNYKAAIERTKCTLRDQTRPSGMLLNVAKHVGNVTFEVSKKLQANVRYTPVTFDPNTAHPYLLLSDDLTCITYTDEHFQQLPANPERFDGYTSILGSEGFNSGTHCWDVEVGDSAAWAVGVITESAYKHRQTPSKTGLWYVGFSNGKYGKGYSPEILTLLRVSQRIQRIRVQLDWDKGKVTFTDAGRNIGLHVFKHTFTEKVFPYFYSHCMKHPMRIIPVQTAVEVHI is encoded by the exons ATGGCCTCTAGATCGTCCATCACAGAGGAGGATTTCTACTGCCCCATCTGCTGTGACATCTTCATGGATCCCATTCTCCTTCCCTGCTCTCACAGCATCTGTAACGGCTGTGTGAAAACCTTCTGGAACCGGCGAGGAATTCAAGAGTGTCCCATCTGCAGATCTGTGTCCTCCAACCCTAACCCACCCATAAACATTGTGCTGAGGAACATGTGTGATCTGATGAGAGAACAAACAACTCAGGAGCCTCCCGTAGAGACGGTGGAGTTCTGCAGTCTTCATGGAGAACCTCTTACTTTCTTCTGCGCTGAAGATCAAGAACTAGTTTGTGGGACATGCAGAAATGCTAAACCGCATAAAAACCACCGCATCCGTTTAACAGCAGATGCATCAAAGGACCTCAGG CAAGAGCTCCAGCTGAAACTAAAGGCCTTTCTGGAGAAACTCAGAGTCTATGAACGAATCAAACAGTCCTGGGATGAAACAGCGGAGTATATTAAG AAGCAGAGTCAACAAACCGAGACTAAAATTAAGGAGGCGTTTGAAAAGCTTCACCAGTTTCTGGAAAATGAAGAGGCAGCCAGGATGACGGCGCTCAGGAAAGAAGAAGAGCAGAAAAGTGAGATCATTAAAAAGAAGATTGAGGAGATTAGATCAGGGATGTTATCGCTCTCACGCATTATTGAGTCCATCGAAGAACAGCTGAGAAGGAATGACTTCACATTTCTTGTG AACTACAAGGCTGCAATTGAAAG AACAAAGTGTACACTTCGGGATCAAACCAGACCTTCAGGAATGCTCCTTAATGTAGCAAAACATGTGGGTAACGTGACCTTTGAAGTATCGAAGAAACTACAAGCCAATGTCCGATACA CCCCAGTAACCTTTGACCCCAACACCGCCCATCCTTATCTGCTCTTGTCGGACGATCTAACCTGTATAACTTACACTGACGAGCACTTCCAACAGCTTCCAGCAAACCCAGAGAGATTTGACGGCTACACAAGCATTCTAGGCTCTGAGGGCTTTAACTCGGGGACTCACTGCTGGGACGTCGAGGTGGGCGACAGCGCAGCCTGGGCCGTGGGAGTGATCACTGAGTCCGCGTACAAACACAGACAGACCCCCTCCAAAACAGGCTTGTGGTATGTGGGCTTTTCCAACGGTAAATATGGGAAAGGCTATTCTCCAGAGATCCTCACCCTTCTACGGGTCAGCCAGAGAATTCAGAGGATCAGGGTGCAGCTGGACTGGGACAAGGGCAAAGTCACATTCACTGATGCGGGTCGTAATATCGGTCTGCATGTGTTTAAACACACGTTCACTGAGAAAGTGTTCCCTTATTTTTATAGCCACTGTATGAAACATCCAATGAGGATCATACCAGTACAAACAGCTGTGGAAGTGCACATTTAG
- the zgc:77752 gene encoding protein tyrosine phosphatase domain-containing protein 1 isoform X1: protein MTPQVPVPRPSYSQARESLVKAIPSKIICLFACGGRDCRYEGPACWSTSQQAIKGVFSSWVTDNIVAMARPSAYLIKRYCIIEQFKQLNIKSIINMQLPGEHAHCGPPLDPGSGFTYSPQIFMDSQIYFYNFGMSDFGVSSLEGMLDAVKVLAFAVQEGKVAVHCHAGLGRTGVLIACYLVYTCRISASEAVHYVRIKRPRSIQTRSQINLVFDFARLVSSQLAQYPCLNMRHGSSFSLRQYLLRQALLLHGDEARTLKHTPKILHILCSMLITLTQGAASPPEVQRELERRLNILSLKKAVKVTLLKRNLSALKERRGSCRAYSCESWDEPFGFLERKRDVLLNKRSYSESDLSKITIIEDFMFSRYSPQSRGHHEISNGGICPSKDQRNPTESQKCPHTPITDQCNGTTEKYSSNPPTAPHTHNETVNKKTKCTTKKPQAYLKFSSNIELRLEHQTSDYSSSLSRVVAKAMAQQRPPLDTVLKKAADMQDELNLNECGWATLVMETDPDVLSTLLWIWLDKLKDPVLNKDDIERLTSTWPAQNPLNSLQKYQRHTMCCLLDCVGHVAVRCPQFEHAILQRLIRALTRRLPEEIEKNNILLRVLRATMREQYLHKHYPNTTTPPKC from the exons ATGACGCCGCAGGTTCCAGTGCCCAGACCATCATATTCTCAGGCCAGGGAGAGTCTGGTGAAGGCTATTCCTTCTAAGATCATCTGTCTTTTTGCCTGTGGGGGGAGAGACTGCCGTTATGAGGGTCCGGCGTGCTGGAGCACGAGCCAACAGGCCATTAAAGGTGTCTTCTCCAGCTG GGTGACTGATAACATTGTTGCAATGGCACGACCTTCTGCATATCTCATCAAGAGATACTGCATCATTGAGCAGTTCAAACA GTTGAACATTAAATCCATCATTAATATGCAGCTTCCGGGGGAACATGCTCACTGCGGCCCTCCTCTCGACCCTGGCAGTGGGTTCACATATTCGCCTCAGATCTTTATGGACAGTCAAA TTTACTTCTATAATTTTGGGATGTCTGATTTTGGAGTGTCGTCTTTGGAGGGGATGCTGGATGCCGTAAAGGTTTTGGCCTTTGCTGTGCAGGAAGGAAAGGTGGCTGTTCATTGCCATGCTGGACTGGGCAGGACAG GCGTTCTTATCGCATGCTATTTGGTCTACACCTGTCGAATCAGCGCTAGCGAAGCTGTCCACTATGTTCGCATCAAAAGGCCTCGCTCAATCCAGACCCGATCACAGATCAATCTGGTGTTTGATTTTGCCCGTCTGGTGAGCTCTCAGCTGGCCCAATACCCGTGTCTGAACATGCGCCACGGTTCCTCCTTCAGTCTCCGGCAGTACCTCTTGCGTCAGGCCCTTTTGCTGCATGGGGACGAGGCCCGAACCCTCAAACACACGCCCAAGATCCTGCACATCCTCTGCAGCATGCTGATCACTCTCACCCAGGGGGCTGCCAGTCCTCCAGAGGTCCAGAGAGAGCTGGAGAGGAGGTTGAACATTTTGTCCCTGAAGAAGGCAGTGAAGGTGACACTTCTGAAGAGAAACTTGTCTGCTTTGAAGGAAAGGAGAGGCTCATGCAGAGCGTACTCCTGCGAGTCCTGGGACGAGCCATTCGGGTTTTTGGAGAGGAAGAGAGACGTCCTTCTAAACAAGCGAAGCTACAGTGAATCAGATCTCAGCAAGATCACTATCATTGAG GATTTTATGTTCTCACGCTACTCTCCTCAATCCAGAGGACACCATGAAATAAGCAATGGAGGAATCTGTCCATCAAAAGATCAGAGAAACCCAACAGAATCCCAAAAGTGTCCTCACACCCCTATAACAGACCAGTGCAATGGGACGACAGAGAAATACAGCTCCAATCCACCAACAGCTCCTCACACTCATAATGAGACTGTGAACAAGAAGACGAAATGTACAACCAAGAAACCTCAAGCTTACCTAAAATTCAGCTCAAACATTGAG CTAAGGCTGGAGCATCAGACATCAGATTACTCATCATCATTATCAAGAGTCGTCGCTAAAGCAATGGCACAACAGCGCCCTCCACTGGACACTGTACTGAAAAAAGCAGCGGACATGCAG GATGAGCTCAACTTGAATGAATGTGGCTGGGCTACACTTGTCATGGAAACAGATCCAGATGTTCTGAGCACACTGTTATGGATCTGGCTGGACAAActaaag GATCCTGTTCTCAATAAAGATGACATAGAGAGGCTGACCTCAACCTGGCCTGCACAAAACCCCCTTAATTCACTACAAAAG TATCAGCGGCACACCATGTGCTGTTTGCTGGACTGTGTGGGTCATGTGGCAGTTCGATGTCCTCAGTTTGAACATGCTATACTACAGAGACTCATTCGAGCTTTAACAAGA CGCCTTCCAGAGGAAATAGAGAAAAACAACATCTTGTTACGGGTCCTCAGAGCTACAATGAGAGAGCAGTACCTACACAAGCACTACCCAAATACTACAACACCACCGAAGTGCTAG
- the zgc:77752 gene encoding protein tyrosine phosphatase domain-containing protein 1 isoform X2 encodes MVTDNIVAMARPSAYLIKRYCIIEQFKQLNIKSIINMQLPGEHAHCGPPLDPGSGFTYSPQIFMDSQIYFYNFGMSDFGVSSLEGMLDAVKVLAFAVQEGKVAVHCHAGLGRTGVLIACYLVYTCRISASEAVHYVRIKRPRSIQTRSQINLVFDFARLVSSQLAQYPCLNMRHGSSFSLRQYLLRQALLLHGDEARTLKHTPKILHILCSMLITLTQGAASPPEVQRELERRLNILSLKKAVKVTLLKRNLSALKERRGSCRAYSCESWDEPFGFLERKRDVLLNKRSYSESDLSKITIIEDFMFSRYSPQSRGHHEISNGGICPSKDQRNPTESQKCPHTPITDQCNGTTEKYSSNPPTAPHTHNETVNKKTKCTTKKPQAYLKFSSNIELRLEHQTSDYSSSLSRVVAKAMAQQRPPLDTVLKKAADMQDELNLNECGWATLVMETDPDVLSTLLWIWLDKLKDPVLNKDDIERLTSTWPAQNPLNSLQKYQRHTMCCLLDCVGHVAVRCPQFEHAILQRLIRALTRRLPEEIEKNNILLRVLRATMREQYLHKHYPNTTTPPKC; translated from the exons AT GGTGACTGATAACATTGTTGCAATGGCACGACCTTCTGCATATCTCATCAAGAGATACTGCATCATTGAGCAGTTCAAACA GTTGAACATTAAATCCATCATTAATATGCAGCTTCCGGGGGAACATGCTCACTGCGGCCCTCCTCTCGACCCTGGCAGTGGGTTCACATATTCGCCTCAGATCTTTATGGACAGTCAAA TTTACTTCTATAATTTTGGGATGTCTGATTTTGGAGTGTCGTCTTTGGAGGGGATGCTGGATGCCGTAAAGGTTTTGGCCTTTGCTGTGCAGGAAGGAAAGGTGGCTGTTCATTGCCATGCTGGACTGGGCAGGACAG GCGTTCTTATCGCATGCTATTTGGTCTACACCTGTCGAATCAGCGCTAGCGAAGCTGTCCACTATGTTCGCATCAAAAGGCCTCGCTCAATCCAGACCCGATCACAGATCAATCTGGTGTTTGATTTTGCCCGTCTGGTGAGCTCTCAGCTGGCCCAATACCCGTGTCTGAACATGCGCCACGGTTCCTCCTTCAGTCTCCGGCAGTACCTCTTGCGTCAGGCCCTTTTGCTGCATGGGGACGAGGCCCGAACCCTCAAACACACGCCCAAGATCCTGCACATCCTCTGCAGCATGCTGATCACTCTCACCCAGGGGGCTGCCAGTCCTCCAGAGGTCCAGAGAGAGCTGGAGAGGAGGTTGAACATTTTGTCCCTGAAGAAGGCAGTGAAGGTGACACTTCTGAAGAGAAACTTGTCTGCTTTGAAGGAAAGGAGAGGCTCATGCAGAGCGTACTCCTGCGAGTCCTGGGACGAGCCATTCGGGTTTTTGGAGAGGAAGAGAGACGTCCTTCTAAACAAGCGAAGCTACAGTGAATCAGATCTCAGCAAGATCACTATCATTGAG GATTTTATGTTCTCACGCTACTCTCCTCAATCCAGAGGACACCATGAAATAAGCAATGGAGGAATCTGTCCATCAAAAGATCAGAGAAACCCAACAGAATCCCAAAAGTGTCCTCACACCCCTATAACAGACCAGTGCAATGGGACGACAGAGAAATACAGCTCCAATCCACCAACAGCTCCTCACACTCATAATGAGACTGTGAACAAGAAGACGAAATGTACAACCAAGAAACCTCAAGCTTACCTAAAATTCAGCTCAAACATTGAG CTAAGGCTGGAGCATCAGACATCAGATTACTCATCATCATTATCAAGAGTCGTCGCTAAAGCAATGGCACAACAGCGCCCTCCACTGGACACTGTACTGAAAAAAGCAGCGGACATGCAG GATGAGCTCAACTTGAATGAATGTGGCTGGGCTACACTTGTCATGGAAACAGATCCAGATGTTCTGAGCACACTGTTATGGATCTGGCTGGACAAActaaag GATCCTGTTCTCAATAAAGATGACATAGAGAGGCTGACCTCAACCTGGCCTGCACAAAACCCCCTTAATTCACTACAAAAG TATCAGCGGCACACCATGTGCTGTTTGCTGGACTGTGTGGGTCATGTGGCAGTTCGATGTCCTCAGTTTGAACATGCTATACTACAGAGACTCATTCGAGCTTTAACAAGA CGCCTTCCAGAGGAAATAGAGAAAAACAACATCTTGTTACGGGTCCTCAGAGCTACAATGAGAGAGCAGTACCTACACAAGCACTACCCAAATACTACAACACCACCGAAGTGCTAG
- the trim35-30 gene encoding tripartite motif containing 35-30 isoform X2, whose translation MASRSSITEEDFYCPICCDIFMDPILLPCSHSICNGCVKTFWNRRGIQECPICRSVSSNPNPPINIVLRNMCDLMREQTTQEPPVETVEFCSLHGEPLTFFCAEDQELVCGTCRNAKPHKNHRIRLTADASKDLRQELQLKLKAFLEKLRVYERIKQSWDETAEYIKQSQQTETKIKEAFEKLHQFLENEEAARMTALRKEEEQKSEIIKKKIEEIRSGMLSLSRIIESIEEQLRRNDFTFLVNYKAAIERTKCTLRDQTRPSGMLLNVAKHVGNVTFEVSKKLQANVRYTPVTFDPNTAHPYLLLSDDLTCITYTDEHFQQLPANPERFDGYTSILGSEGFNSGTHCWDVEVGDSAAWAVGVITESAYKHRQTPSKTGLWYVGFSNGKYGKGYSPEILTLLRVSQRIQRIRVQLDWDKGKVTFTDAGRNIGLHVFKHTFTEKVFPYFYSHCMKHPMRIIPVQTAVEVHI comes from the exons ATGGCCTCTAGATCGTCCATCACAGAGGAGGATTTCTACTGCCCCATCTGCTGTGACATCTTCATGGATCCCATTCTCCTTCCCTGCTCTCACAGCATCTGTAACGGCTGTGTGAAAACCTTCTGGAACCGGCGAGGAATTCAAGAGTGTCCCATCTGCAGATCTGTGTCCTCCAACCCTAACCCACCCATAAACATTGTGCTGAGGAACATGTGTGATCTGATGAGAGAACAAACAACTCAGGAGCCTCCCGTAGAGACGGTGGAGTTCTGCAGTCTTCATGGAGAACCTCTTACTTTCTTCTGCGCTGAAGATCAAGAACTAGTTTGTGGGACATGCAGAAATGCTAAACCGCATAAAAACCACCGCATCCGTTTAACAGCAGATGCATCAAAGGACCTCAGG CAAGAGCTCCAGCTGAAACTAAAGGCCTTTCTGGAGAAACTCAGAGTCTATGAACGAATCAAACAGTCCTGGGATGAAACAGCGGAGTATATTAAG CAGAGTCAACAAACCGAGACTAAAATTAAGGAGGCGTTTGAAAAGCTTCACCAGTTTCTGGAAAATGAAGAGGCAGCCAGGATGACGGCGCTCAGGAAAGAAGAAGAGCAGAAAAGTGAGATCATTAAAAAGAAGATTGAGGAGATTAGATCAGGGATGTTATCGCTCTCACGCATTATTGAGTCCATCGAAGAACAGCTGAGAAGGAATGACTTCACATTTCTTGTG AACTACAAGGCTGCAATTGAAAG AACAAAGTGTACACTTCGGGATCAAACCAGACCTTCAGGAATGCTCCTTAATGTAGCAAAACATGTGGGTAACGTGACCTTTGAAGTATCGAAGAAACTACAAGCCAATGTCCGATACA CCCCAGTAACCTTTGACCCCAACACCGCCCATCCTTATCTGCTCTTGTCGGACGATCTAACCTGTATAACTTACACTGACGAGCACTTCCAACAGCTTCCAGCAAACCCAGAGAGATTTGACGGCTACACAAGCATTCTAGGCTCTGAGGGCTTTAACTCGGGGACTCACTGCTGGGACGTCGAGGTGGGCGACAGCGCAGCCTGGGCCGTGGGAGTGATCACTGAGTCCGCGTACAAACACAGACAGACCCCCTCCAAAACAGGCTTGTGGTATGTGGGCTTTTCCAACGGTAAATATGGGAAAGGCTATTCTCCAGAGATCCTCACCCTTCTACGGGTCAGCCAGAGAATTCAGAGGATCAGGGTGCAGCTGGACTGGGACAAGGGCAAAGTCACATTCACTGATGCGGGTCGTAATATCGGTCTGCATGTGTTTAAACACACGTTCACTGAGAAAGTGTTCCCTTATTTTTATAGCCACTGTATGAAACATCCAATGAGGATCATACCAGTACAAACAGCTGTGGAAGTGCACATTTAG